Within the Miscanthus floridulus cultivar M001 chromosome 17, ASM1932011v1, whole genome shotgun sequence genome, the region CACTAACCAAAGACTACTGCAGGCTACATCACTCCAATCATAAAAATAAAGATGAAGTCCATGTTACCTTTCCAGTGATCATTGTATACATGTTCAGAACATCTGTTACAGTTGTTTCAAAATGTGTGGTGGCATCATAGCTCTGCACGGTGAAACAGCCACAAAGATTTAGTAGAATGTTTAAACAGTGAAGTTAAATGTTCATTCTATTAACATATACTGCACATCTTACCGTCGAGACAAAGCAATTGTCAAGAGATGGTTCGTTCACTGGTTCATATCTGTCATAAATATCATAGAATATCTCATCTACAGAACCAAGTAGATCAATTCCAGGCTTTAGCTCAGACTGGGGATTATCAGTCTCTGCTTCTGCAGACACAAATGCAATGAACTTCCCTCTGGGCGCAACATTGTGCGTGTATGAGCAACAGAAAACATACCTAAAAGAGGATATGGACAGAAATATCATAATTGCGTCAAGCGTAGTGATCCACTTGATAAAAGTGTTTAAGTAAATCTAGTGATTAATGAAATGAAAACTATTTCAGCATGAGAGAAGGCCTCACATGTCTGATCTGCGTCCAAGTTGTTTCTGAGGCAAAATAATTTGAACCGAGTGGGACTCATTTGTATTAGGGATTGGGTGGCTCATGATAGCAATCGCTCGTACAACTCTACCGATCTTCCTAACCTGTTGAGAAACATTAGGGTGGCAGaaaaaatgagaaaaaaaaaagtttagcAAAAACACCAGAAGGCCATATAATAACAAATACCTTCTCAAGATGGGGGAAAAAAGAAGTTCAGTAAATTAGCTTGTTATCTAGCAAAGTATAAGTATTTGGCACTGAAATGACCGAGTCCTTTAAAATCTGGATATAGAGAGTATTCACCTTGTTTGGTAAATATGAAGGATCACAGACCACCTTCTTGCACTTTGCAGTTTCACCTTCAGATGTGACACCGCACACTTTCCCCTCCATATCGAATTCAACCTACAAAATGAAGCAACACAGGTAAAAAGGAGAGCACTTTCTTGTCATCTAAATTATGTGAAGAGAGGTGAAAAAGAAGACCTTGCACTCTGGCTTGTTTAACATGTAAGTACCACCATAAACAGCACTCAATCGCGCAAAACCCTGTAGCCCAAAACAAGCACTGTATCATCAACAAGGAACATGATGCCCACTCGAGAAGTATTACATTAACAGATTCGATTTTGACTGACCTGCGGTAGCTCACCCAGCCCATATAGTGGATAGATATATGGCGAGCCTCCTTGAAAGCGTGCAAGAGACTCTGCATATAGCTAAAAGCACACAATAGGTGAGGAAACATATTCAAACCATTAGGAAGCACACAAGTTTATCTATAGCAACTAGGAAGCAGCTTTGGCCAAGACTTACTTTCATCCTTTTCACTGTATCAAGTGCCGGTTCATCAAGGTAATGATCATCTCTATGAAGAGCAAGTGCATGTCCGACGAAATCCACTGTATCATCACTTAAACCATATTTACTGAAATACACATGGAACATGGAGTTACCTTTGTGCAGAAAGAGGTTAGTTATTTGCCATTGCAAAATTTGCAATCCCAAaatgtgtcactgacatgtggatcATAAACCCACATGTCATGAACACAATAAGGGGATTGGAACATGCATAGGTTGAATTTTACACAAGAACATAAGAGCAACATGCAAAAGAAATATCTTTGCACGACATATGGAATAAAATGCTATCCATGTATAATCTGCGAGGCAGCAATGTTCACAATGGATCTTGTAGGAGCACAACCCTGAATGTAGCAAGAGTGCCACTAGGAAAAATCTAGATGCTAACTACAACGAATTTAGTTCACAGGTAAGATGCAAGGCCAAGCAATGTCTACAAGGAATGAGTATAATGCAACAA harbors:
- the LOC136517617 gene encoding guanosine nucleotide diphosphate dissociation inhibitor 2-like — protein: MDEEYDVIVLGTGLKECILSGLLSVDGLKVLHMDRNDYYGGDSTSLNLNQLWKRFRGEDKPPAHLGASRDYNVDMVPKFMMANGTLVRTLIHTDVTKYLSFKAVDGSYVFSKGKIYKVPATDMEALKSPLMGLFEKRRARNFFIYVQDYNEADPRTHQGLDLTRVTTRELIAKYGLSDDTVDFVGHALALHRDDHYLDEPALDTVKRMKLYAESLARFQGGSPYIYPLYGLGELPQGFARLSAVYGGTYMLNKPECKVEFDMEGKVCGVTSEGETAKCKKVVCDPSYLPNKVRKIGRVVRAIAIMSHPIPNTNESHSVQIILPQKQLGRRSDMYVFCCSYTHNVAPRGKFIAFVSAEAETDNPQSELKPGIDLLGSVDEIFYDIYDRYEPVNEPSLDNCFVSTSYDATTHFETTVTDVLNMYTMITGKTVDLSVDLSAASAAEEY